In Gracilimonas sp., a single window of DNA contains:
- the atpE gene encoding ATP synthase F0 subunit C: MGLLAAGIGAGIVALGAGIGIGMIGKGATESIARQPEASGDIRGAMILTAAFIEGVALLGAVICILLALGIGQ; encoded by the coding sequence ATGGGATTATTAGCAGCTGGTATTGGAGCCGGAATCGTAGCACTTGGTGCCGGAATCGGAATCGGAATGATTGGTAAAGGCGCTACTGAAAGTATTGCACGCCAACCGGAAGCCTCCGGAGACATTCGCGGTGCTATGATTTTAACTGCAGCCTTTATTGAGGGTGTTGCCCTTCTTGGTGCCGTTATTTGTATTCTTCTTGCTCTTGGAATTGGTCAATAA
- a CDS encoding M23 family metallopeptidase, whose protein sequence is MIELLKKLFEQRRRKITVMLLDDSKPDEDNSYHVYPNGLFGLILAISCTFALIVALAFMLTPLGGLLYSADDAEIRAQIMDVTQKVISLEDSLKQRDQQLSEMKDVIRLNVDTTLAMDQRFDDYFNEENFQNSDFITFEESGSFNRLTQNEILFSNISNSAPDFPGKYPVQGSLTRRYLPDEEHYGLDIATKNNEPVINVADGSVFNSSWTINNGYVISIQHSGGVVTTYKHLSKLNKKEGDLVLKGDILGEIGNAGVLSTGPHLHFEIWKNGVPQNPEIYLIK, encoded by the coding sequence ATGATTGAACTGCTAAAAAAATTATTTGAACAACGCCGTAGAAAAATCACGGTGATGTTACTGGATGATTCCAAACCTGATGAGGATAATTCCTACCATGTTTATCCTAATGGACTTTTTGGTTTGATATTGGCAATTTCTTGTACCTTCGCACTCATTGTTGCATTAGCTTTTATGCTAACCCCATTGGGAGGGTTGTTATACAGTGCGGATGACGCTGAAATAAGAGCTCAAATAATGGATGTAACTCAAAAAGTTATTTCTCTTGAAGACTCACTGAAACAACGCGATCAACAATTGAGTGAGATGAAAGATGTAATCCGCCTAAATGTGGATACGACCCTGGCGATGGATCAGAGATTCGATGATTATTTTAATGAGGAGAATTTTCAAAACAGTGATTTTATAACGTTTGAAGAATCGGGTTCATTTAACCGACTCACGCAAAATGAAATTTTATTTTCAAATATATCCAACTCAGCTCCGGACTTCCCCGGAAAATACCCTGTTCAAGGATCTTTGACCCGCAGGTATCTTCCTGATGAGGAACATTATGGTCTTGATATAGCTACTAAAAATAATGAACCGGTAATAAATGTTGCGGATGGTTCGGTTTTTAATAGTAGTTGGACAATTAACAATGGATATGTAATATCCATACAACATAGCGGGGGTGTGGTAACTACTTATAAGCACCTCTCAAAATTAAATAAGAAGGAAGGCGACCTTGTGTTAAAAGGAGATATTCTGGGTGAAATTGGAAATGCCGGAGTATTAAGTACAGGACCCCATCTTCATTTTGAAATTTGGAAAAATGGCGTCCCTCAAAACCCTGAAATCTATTTAATCAAATAA
- the atpB gene encoding F0F1 ATP synthase subunit A produces MIQTLRRVFLTLLFLSISTSNTFAADASEEDDGQVLDVLGTVADHDYFKTPFGKLYLPRIFYWEDVEGEKSLSAFVSTPSVLESGEFIENEEGAIVPAGGGHLIIDFSITSHLVYFWMGMGLAVILTVMAAKRYNSGIGKNVEPKGAFHNLFEVLFVFIRDDVARGNIDDHKADKYVPFLFTMFMGISFMNLFGLLPWAATATADLTVTATLAFVTFLVTQFSGTKDYWGHIFWFPGVPTWVRFILTPVEILGIFTKPFALAIRLFANMLSGKIMIIAILGLIFIFADLFGSVAGVGVSAFSVSLTVVLYALKVFVALLQAYIFTLLSAVFIGMAAEDHEHSEEGYHTEHIAEETLSN; encoded by the coding sequence ATGATTCAAACCCTGCGTCGAGTTTTTCTAACTCTTTTATTTTTATCGATTAGCACCTCAAATACATTCGCAGCTGATGCTTCTGAAGAAGATGATGGGCAGGTACTCGATGTTTTGGGTACGGTTGCAGATCACGATTATTTTAAAACACCTTTTGGAAAATTATATTTGCCCCGGATTTTTTACTGGGAAGATGTTGAAGGTGAAAAAAGTTTAAGTGCTTTTGTAAGTACACCATCTGTTCTTGAGTCAGGTGAATTTATTGAAAATGAGGAAGGTGCAATTGTACCTGCAGGAGGGGGGCACCTGATTATCGATTTTTCCATTACTTCCCACTTGGTATATTTCTGGATGGGTATGGGCTTGGCAGTCATTCTTACAGTAATGGCTGCTAAACGCTATAACAGTGGAATTGGTAAAAACGTAGAGCCAAAAGGTGCCTTTCACAATCTTTTTGAAGTATTGTTTGTTTTTATCCGTGATGATGTTGCCCGTGGAAACATAGATGACCACAAGGCAGATAAGTACGTGCCTTTCTTGTTTACCATGTTCATGGGGATTTCATTTATGAATTTGTTTGGATTGTTGCCCTGGGCTGCAACGGCAACGGCAGATCTTACAGTGACGGCAACACTGGCATTTGTTACATTCTTGGTAACTCAATTCAGTGGGACTAAAGATTATTGGGGGCATATCTTTTGGTTTCCCGGAGTCCCAACGTGGGTTCGTTTTATCTTAACTCCGGTAGAAATTCTTGGAATTTTCACCAAGCCATTCGCACTCGCTATTCGTCTTTTTGCAAACATGCTATCAGGAAAAATAATGATCATCGCCATCCTTGGATTGATTTTTATCTTTGCTGATTTGTTTGGATCAGTAGCAGGCGTTGGTGTGAGTGCATTTTCTGTCTCATTAACCGTGGTGCTATATGCCCTGAAAGTGTTCGTCGCTTTATTGCAGGCATATATTTTCACGTTGTTATCAGCCGTTTTCATCGGTATGGCAGCAGAAGATCATGAGCATTCCGAGGAAGGTTATCACACTGAGCATATTGCCGAAGAAACTTTATCTAACTAA
- the atpF gene encoding F0F1 ATP synthase subunit B, which translates to MTFLLAGGGGLLSFNPGFAIWILISLIAFLYVMMKYAVPPIMTALQEREQNIKESLESAEKAIAKAEKISKDNEKALREAEVKAQQIRKEAVEQAELIRTERIGKAKEEAAQIIEQARASIEQEKNQALVELREEVAKLAVKSASIIIDAELDNEKNNKLVDSFLSDLSKN; encoded by the coding sequence ATGACTTTTCTTTTAGCAGGTGGTGGTGGCTTACTGTCATTCAATCCGGGATTTGCGATCTGGATTTTAATATCGTTGATCGCTTTTCTTTATGTGATGATGAAGTATGCCGTGCCGCCAATTATGACGGCACTCCAGGAACGAGAGCAAAACATCAAAGAATCTTTAGAGTCTGCTGAAAAGGCTATAGCCAAAGCAGAAAAAATTTCTAAAGACAATGAAAAAGCTCTGCGGGAAGCTGAAGTTAAAGCTCAGCAAATACGCAAGGAAGCCGTTGAACAAGCGGAACTGATACGTACTGAACGTATTGGCAAGGCCAAAGAGGAAGCTGCGCAAATTATTGAGCAGGCAAGAGCCTCTATTGAGCAAGAAAAGAACCAAGCTTTAGTTGAATTGAGAGAGGAAGTGGCAAAACTTGCCGTAAAATCAGCTTCTATCATCATTGATGCTGAGCTTGATAATGAAAAGAATAACAAGCTGGTGGATAGTTTTCTATCCGACCTTTCAAAAAATTAA
- a CDS encoding polymer-forming cytoskeletal protein, with product MLNSKKNTNNVSNQSNHSPAVNILSEGSKLKGDLNSQTDIRIAGTVEGEASSKGKIIVTGNGKVVGDITSSEADVAGRVEGKLKVSSKLTLRESAIIDGDIYTKTLVVEEGAQINGSCRMGSDAKSLSGKSDVDYANDTKVKSSS from the coding sequence ATGCTTAATTCAAAAAAAAATACAAATAACGTGTCTAATCAATCAAATCACTCTCCTGCAGTAAATATATTAAGTGAAGGTTCAAAACTTAAGGGAGATCTTAACTCCCAGACCGATATTCGAATTGCCGGTACGGTGGAAGGCGAAGCCAGCTCCAAAGGAAAAATTATTGTAACCGGGAATGGAAAAGTTGTAGGAGATATTACTTCTTCTGAAGCTGATGTAGCCGGCCGGGTTGAAGGGAAGCTGAAAGTCTCAAGTAAACTTACCCTGAGAGAAAGTGCAATTATTGATGGAGACATCTATACTAAAACTTTGGTAGTGGAAGAAGGTGCTCAAATCAACGGATCTTGTCGCATGGGCTCGGATGCCAAATCACTTTCCGGTAAAAGCGATGTTGATTACGCAAACGATACTAAAGTAAAGAGCTCTTCCTGA
- the atpH gene encoding ATP synthase F1 subunit delta: MLVSKAAHRYATALLELAKENDVVEQTLKDVFFIKATIESSRDLLVFLRSPVIKPDKKVAALEAIFADQVSELVHRYITLIARKNRQNMLDEIVTAFVDKYNDYAGIISAEVFVAKELDDKQLAEVQQKLEKITDKKVNVSTVVQEDLIGGMAIKIDDTVINGTVKHKLEQLEDVFLSSARE, encoded by the coding sequence ATGCTGGTATCTAAAGCGGCACACCGTTACGCCACTGCACTTTTAGAGCTTGCCAAAGAAAATGATGTTGTTGAGCAGACGCTTAAGGATGTCTTTTTTATTAAGGCTACGATCGAAAGTTCTCGTGATTTACTGGTTTTCCTGAGAAGCCCGGTTATTAAGCCGGATAAAAAAGTTGCTGCACTTGAAGCCATTTTTGCTGATCAGGTAAGCGAGCTTGTGCATAGATACATCACGTTGATTGCCCGTAAAAACAGGCAAAATATGCTGGATGAAATTGTAACTGCATTCGTTGATAAATACAATGACTATGCCGGCATCATTTCAGCAGAAGTGTTTGTAGCTAAAGAATTAGATGACAAGCAACTCGCTGAAGTACAGCAAAAGTTGGAGAAAATCACTGACAAAAAGGTGAATGTTTCAACGGTTGTGCAAGAAGATTTAATAGGCGGGATGGCCATTAAAATTGACGATACCGTGATCAATGGTACAGTTAAGCATAAATTAGAACAGCTTGAAGATGTATTCCTGAGCTCGGCCAGGGAATAA
- a CDS encoding AtpZ/AtpI family protein encodes MSNNFLPEKYAEYLGLGAEIAVSLIIPILTGYYLDEYFDTSPILILIGVLLAMIAFGFTVTRITKKLDQGNNE; translated from the coding sequence TTGTCGAATAATTTTCTTCCCGAAAAATATGCCGAGTATCTGGGGCTGGGAGCCGAAATAGCGGTATCCCTGATCATTCCAATTTTGACCGGGTACTATTTGGATGAGTATTTTGATACTTCTCCTATACTGATTTTGATTGGCGTACTTTTGGCTATGATTGCTTTTGGGTTTACGGTAACACGAATTACAAAAAAACTCGATCAGGGTAACAATGAATAA